A region of Hydrogenimonas cancrithermarum DNA encodes the following proteins:
- a CDS encoding (2Fe-2S)-binding protein, translating into MIDRDRVICYCNDKTVGDIVELIKTNSIETLTELVDQVDIPLGDKCEACLEEGYENDGYSLAMVLSLVKQRRL; encoded by the coding sequence ATGATCGACAGAGATAGAGTCATCTGCTACTGTAACGACAAAACGGTAGGAGATATCGTGGAACTGATCAAAACCAACAGTATCGAAACGCTCACGGAACTGGTCGATCAAGTCGATATTCCATTGGGTGATAAATGCGAAGCGTGTCTCGAAGAAGGATATGAAAACGATGGTTATTCATTGGCGATGGTTTTGTCGCTTGTAAAACAAAGGAGGCTGTGA